A section of the Cottoperca gobio chromosome 17, fCotGob3.1, whole genome shotgun sequence genome encodes:
- the LOC115023032 gene encoding LOW QUALITY PROTEIN: E3 ubiquitin-protein ligase MARCH2-like (The sequence of the model RefSeq protein was modified relative to this genomic sequence to represent the inferred CDS: deleted 1 base in 1 codon): MSSSGCCHLPGSLCDYSGNAESDASKDSEESDSTAQAQYIAKVTAKDGRPLSTVVKAVSLQSDVGMCRICHEGAGGETLLSPCDCTGTLGKVHKSCLEKWLSSSNTSYCELCHTEFTIERRPQPLTQWLKDPGPRSEKRTLLCDMACFLLITPLAAISGWLCLRGAQDHLQLKSRLEAVGLIALTIALFTIYILWTLVSFRYHCQLYSEWRRTNQKVRLLMPDMKGAHTTQRSVPTKSTKKMTDETIV, from the exons ATGTCTTCGTCAGGGTGCTGCCACCTACCTGGCTCCCTTTGTGATTACTCCGGGAACGCAGAATCTGATGCCTCCAAGGATTCGGAGGAGTCTGATTCTACCGCACAGGCCCAATACATTGCCAAAGTTACAGCTAAAGATGGCCGCCCACTCTCC ACCGTTGTAAAAGCGGTGAGCTTGCAGAG TGATGTGGGCATGTGTCGGATTTGTCatgagggagctggaggggagaCACTGCTCTCACCCTGCGACTGCACTGGTACGCTGGGTAAAGTGCACAAGAGCTGCTTGGAGAAGTGGCTGTCCTCCTCCAACACCAGCTACTGTGAACTCTGTCACACAGAATTCACTATTGAACGACGACCACAACCACTCACACAG TGGCTGAAGGACCCAGGCCCTCGCAGTGAGAAGCGCACGCTGCTGTGCGACATGGCCTGCTTCCTGCTCATCACACCGCTGGCAGCCATCTCTGGCTGGCTGTGTCTGAGGGGAGCCCAGGACCATCTGCAACTGAAGAGCAGATTGGAGGCTGTTGGCCTCATCGCCCTCACTATCGCCCTCTTCACCATCTACATCCTCTGGACACTG GTGTCATTTCGGTATCACTGTCAGTTGTACTCGGAGTGGAGGAGGACCAATCAGAAAGTGCGCCTGCTCATGCCTGACATGAAAGGGGCGCACACCACCCAACGTTCTGTGCCGACCAAGTCGACCAAGAAAATGACTGATGAGACCATCGTATGA